A region of Halococcus sediminicola DNA encodes the following proteins:
- a CDS encoding NEW3 domain-containing protein — protein sequence MNRAAVAAVLVVLLTVQGSVAGVLTGDSFSNARNDTTDETTVSDASSATSIAESSETTDGVAAANAEADDDEGLSAQNADGTPSDDATTTESITDGTTEPTETSTTQTPTSTETEAETTTETATDTPTETDTSSETGTSDGERSETNGSDEPDESDEVTDSNGSGEEQTSTEETTSSETPSSTEGEAPESGSAPPGDTSGASEAPPSGGEADAPPQSSGAAEGASAPSTGAPSAAAGGSPPTEAAPSSAAAGGAAASGSPAGASQSPGGTSGAAVSGATSGRSAGASGAAPSAGAAPSGGAPSGASGAGAAPAGAGAAPSGAPSGAGAAPSGSSGAGVAGAGGAGAAAGDSGASSDAEFEITSVSSDVVVGGTGNVSVTIENTGEDATDAVVSFQSQSGDLTFGQSPETSRFVGDWDEGESRTVEVTMRASPSADTAEYPIQATVSYDDDDGNQSQSAPLTFGVTLESEQGFTLGGVDSDLAVGEKGTISGTISNEGPEAAADAVLAVSPNGSRDVVPRQSQYVLGDLDADESESFELPVLVNGTAEPGERQVQFVVQYYDSDGNPLQSKPLNAQVDIDAESDDFEITDVEADVEAGEQGTLSVTMNNTGENVTDTTVSFQSLSGSILFGESANASQFVADWDTGEQRTFEFDVTAADSTTGGNYPMQASLTYDDADGDQAQSGPFSFGVEPDEGQDDFAVVSSSSEVQVGDEGPVSVTLENRGENVSEATVSLQSLTGDILFGRAANATQFVGEWPAGAERTVTFNATASNQSETQSYPLQTSISYKDSNGDVGQSDSFTLGITPQPEQTFTLSNTNSTLAVGDEGNVTGTITNQGPQDTRNAVVTLVSESQNIQPQTTEVAIGSLPAGEAANFSLPVEVTDGAEPGQQQFSFIVEYDNQNGDTRRSGTLDTQVGVEPQRDEFLVERANSSLDVGASGTVTLNVTNNRDSTVSNVNAKAFVDDPLSLSSDEAYIAELNPGETQQIAFDVSSGGDASAGEYPLSVDFQYDSGGESKLSDTYEVPVELVASDDGGILSSLSVMWGLGALLVLFGVGWVWSRR from the coding sequence ATGAATCGTGCCGCAGTCGCAGCCGTCCTCGTCGTGTTGCTCACCGTGCAGGGAAGCGTCGCTGGCGTGCTCACCGGTGATTCCTTCTCGAATGCGAGGAACGACACCACCGACGAAACGACGGTGTCGGATGCGTCGAGCGCGACTTCGATCGCCGAGTCATCGGAGACCACGGATGGCGTGGCGGCCGCGAACGCCGAGGCCGACGACGATGAGGGTTTGTCGGCACAGAACGCCGATGGGACACCTTCCGACGATGCAACCACGACGGAATCGATCACCGATGGAACGACGGAACCGACTGAAACGAGTACCACGCAGACCCCGACCTCGACTGAAACTGAGGCCGAGACCACGACCGAGACGGCAACCGATACCCCGACTGAGACGGACACGTCGAGTGAAACGGGGACTTCGGACGGAGAACGAAGCGAAACGAACGGCTCGGATGAGCCGGATGAGTCGGACGAAGTGACTGACTCGAACGGGTCGGGCGAAGAGCAAACGTCGACGGAGGAGACGACTTCATCGGAGACGCCATCATCGACCGAAGGCGAAGCGCCGGAGAGCGGAAGTGCGCCACCCGGCGACACGAGTGGAGCTAGCGAAGCGCCGCCGAGCGGTGGCGAGGCGGATGCGCCGCCACAGAGCAGCGGAGCGGCTGAGGGAGCGAGCGCTCCCTCGACCGGAGCACCGAGCGCGGCGGCTGGCGGAAGTCCACCAACTGAAGCCGCACCGTCGAGCGCGGCCGCCGGCGGGGCGGCGGCAAGTGGTTCGCCGGCCGGGGCTAGCCAGTCGCCCGGCGGCACATCCGGTGCGGCAGTGAGCGGAGCAACGTCCGGTAGATCCGCAGGCGCATCCGGTGCAGCGCCGTCGGCAGGTGCAGCGCCTTCGGGTGGTGCACCCAGCGGGGCCAGCGGTGCGGGCGCTGCTCCGGCCGGAGCGGGTGCAGCACCTTCCGGCGCACCGAGCGGAGCAGGCGCGGCCCCCAGTGGATCGAGTGGCGCTGGTGTGGCGGGAGCGGGCGGTGCAGGCGCAGCGGCCGGTGATTCCGGAGCGTCGTCGGACGCCGAGTTCGAGATCACGTCGGTCTCCTCGGACGTGGTGGTCGGCGGCACGGGAAACGTCTCGGTGACCATCGAGAACACCGGCGAGGACGCGACCGACGCGGTCGTGAGCTTCCAGTCGCAGTCGGGCGATCTGACCTTCGGCCAGTCGCCGGAGACGAGCCGGTTCGTCGGTGACTGGGACGAGGGCGAGAGCCGCACCGTCGAGGTGACGATGCGCGCGTCGCCGAGTGCGGACACGGCCGAATATCCGATTCAGGCGACGGTCTCGTACGACGATGACGACGGCAACCAATCTCAATCCGCGCCGCTGACGTTCGGCGTCACGCTCGAGTCAGAACAGGGGTTCACCCTCGGCGGCGTCGATAGTGACCTTGCGGTCGGCGAGAAGGGAACGATCTCGGGAACGATCTCGAACGAGGGTCCCGAAGCGGCCGCCGACGCGGTGCTCGCCGTCTCGCCCAACGGCAGCCGGGACGTCGTCCCGCGCCAGTCTCAGTACGTGCTCGGCGACCTCGACGCGGACGAATCCGAGTCGTTCGAACTGCCCGTACTCGTCAACGGTACTGCCGAACCCGGCGAACGGCAGGTCCAGTTCGTCGTGCAATATTACGATTCGGACGGGAACCCCCTCCAGAGCAAGCCGCTCAACGCACAGGTCGATATCGACGCCGAGAGCGACGACTTCGAGATCACCGACGTCGAGGCCGATGTCGAGGCCGGCGAGCAGGGGACGCTTTCGGTCACGATGAACAACACCGGCGAGAACGTCACCGATACCACAGTCAGCTTCCAGTCGCTTTCCGGCAGCATCCTGTTCGGTGAGTCGGCCAACGCCAGTCAGTTCGTCGCCGACTGGGATACGGGCGAACAGCGGACCTTCGAGTTCGACGTGACCGCCGCCGACAGCACCACAGGCGGGAACTACCCGATGCAGGCGTCGCTCACCTACGACGATGCCGACGGCGATCAAGCGCAGTCGGGACCGTTCTCCTTCGGTGTCGAACCCGACGAGGGACAGGACGACTTCGCGGTGGTCTCCTCGTCTTCCGAAGTGCAGGTCGGCGACGAGGGACCGGTGAGCGTGACGCTCGAAAACCGTGGCGAGAACGTCTCGGAGGCCACAGTGTCGCTCCAGTCGCTGACGGGCGACATCCTGTTCGGTCGGGCGGCGAACGCCACGCAGTTCGTCGGCGAGTGGCCCGCCGGGGCCGAGCGGACAGTAACGTTCAACGCGACCGCGAGCAACCAGTCCGAGACCCAGAGCTACCCGCTCCAGACATCGATCTCGTACAAGGACAGCAACGGCGACGTGGGCCAGTCCGACTCGTTCACGCTCGGCATCACGCCACAGCCAGAACAGACGTTCACACTCTCGAATACCAACAGTACGCTGGCCGTCGGCGACGAGGGCAACGTCACGGGCACGATTACGAATCAGGGGCCGCAGGACACACGGAACGCGGTCGTGACGCTCGTCTCCGAGAGCCAGAACATCCAGCCACAGACGACCGAAGTCGCCATCGGCAGTCTGCCGGCCGGCGAGGCGGCGAACTTCTCGCTGCCAGTCGAGGTCACTGATGGAGCTGAACCCGGCCAACAGCAGTTCTCCTTCATCGTCGAGTACGACAACCAGAACGGCGACACACGCCGGAGCGGCACCCTCGATACGCAGGTCGGGGTCGAACCACAGCGCGACGAGTTCCTCGTCGAGCGGGCGAATTCGAGTCTCGACGTCGGCGCGTCGGGCACGGTGACGCTCAACGTGACGAACAACCGCGACAGTACAGTCAGCAACGTCAACGCGAAGGCGTTCGTCGACGACCCGCTATCGCTTTCGAGCGACGAGGCGTACATCGCCGAACTGAACCCCGGTGAAACCCAGCAGATCGCCTTCGACGTGAGTTCGGGCGGCGACGCGAGCGCCGGCGAGTACCCGCTCTCGGTCGACTTCCAGTACGATTCGGGTGGCGAATCGAAGCTCTCCGACACCTACGAGGTGCCGGTCGAACTCGTCGCGAGCGACGACGGCGGCATCCTCTCGTCGCTGTCGGTGATGTGGGGTCTCGGCGCGTTGCTCGTGTTGTTCGGCGTCGGCTGGGTCTGGTCGAGACGGTAA
- a CDS encoding DUF7115 domain-containing protein: MDVPGIVRERLADERRMTSVNVGGDDRVYVTPPKTLVYRAAGLFSSESIEEFPHDVGRFDVSADRREATFAFEYEHGVEAFSAPRERIDTVLPPVLAGVLRTTGLIDEDERIEESYRFGERTLVVTDRRLLTSVGEAVWDREHDSYDYERVTDLRFEEDLRIDVDGRARYIELTGEGRREAYETLEDALCAYHGVASIDQLPDRTPERTTDTAPVESESRTVATDPAGDSSANETTDRDAAGDTAPTTAETPSQTRSPPDESPEPLIPEASESDHTEGEPTHSDEGERTDERRLADEVDVLSERVERQTELLERQTELLERLVEEASTQRVSDDR, encoded by the coding sequence ATGGACGTTCCCGGCATCGTCCGCGAGCGCCTCGCCGACGAGCGACGGATGACCAGCGTGAACGTCGGCGGCGACGACCGGGTCTACGTCACGCCACCGAAGACGCTCGTCTATCGCGCCGCGGGACTGTTTAGCAGCGAATCGATCGAGGAGTTTCCCCACGACGTCGGCCGCTTCGACGTCTCGGCCGACCGCCGCGAGGCGACGTTCGCCTTCGAGTACGAACACGGCGTCGAGGCGTTCTCGGCCCCGCGCGAGCGCATCGACACCGTCCTCCCGCCGGTGCTCGCCGGCGTGCTCCGAACCACCGGACTCATCGACGAGGACGAACGCATCGAGGAGAGCTACCGCTTCGGCGAGCGGACGCTCGTCGTCACCGATAGACGATTGCTGACCTCCGTCGGCGAGGCCGTCTGGGACCGCGAACACGACAGCTACGACTACGAGCGGGTCACCGACCTGCGCTTCGAAGAGGACCTCCGCATCGACGTCGACGGCCGAGCGCGATATATCGAACTCACCGGAGAGGGTCGGCGCGAAGCCTACGAGACGCTCGAAGACGCGCTCTGTGCATACCACGGCGTCGCCAGCATCGACCAGCTACCGGATCGGACACCCGAACGAACGACCGACACCGCTCCCGTCGAGTCCGAATCCCGGACCGTCGCTACCGACCCCGCCGGTGATAGTTCGGCCAACGAAACAACCGACCGCGACGCCGCCGGTGACACCGCGCCCACCACCGCGGAAACCCCATCTCAGACCCGTTCTCCGCCCGACGAATCACCCGAACCGCTGATTCCCGAAGCGAGCGAATCGGACCACACGGAGGGCGAACCCACCCACAGCGACGAAGGAGAGAGAACCGACGAGAGGCGGCTGGCCGACGAGGTCGATGTGTTGAGCGAGCGCGTCGAGCGCCAGACCGAGTTGCTCGAACGGCAGACCGAACTGCTCGAACGGTTGGTCGAGGAGGCCAGCACGCAGCGAGTCAGCGACGACCGATAA
- a CDS encoding DUF5830 family protein: protein MSDVVELGVSLLATLDDDELPLAEAVNRLEAVTNNPHTTRSILDTAEKRGIIEREDGRVRVRSGGFVRFERDVVTREGEFTCRRCGAALTTGHFVELDAGELGPFGSSCIRKVIGRR, encoded by the coding sequence GTGAGCGACGTGGTCGAACTCGGCGTGAGCCTCCTCGCGACCCTCGATGACGACGAACTCCCCCTCGCCGAAGCGGTGAATCGACTCGAAGCCGTCACGAATAATCCGCACACCACCCGCAGTATCCTCGATACGGCCGAAAAGCGCGGTATCATCGAACGCGAAGACGGACGGGTTCGGGTTCGGTCGGGAGGGTTCGTCCGTTTCGAGCGCGACGTCGTCACGCGGGAGGGCGAGTTCACCTGTCGGCGCTGCGGTGCAGCGCTCACGACCGGTCATTTCGTCGAACTCGACGCCGGCGAACTCGGCCCCTTCGGCTCCTCGTGTATCAGGAAGGTTATCGGTCGTCGCTGA
- a CDS encoding TVP38/TMEM64 family protein, with the protein MSRARRRLVGVVAVVSVVALAALTLSPAALLGWVGDLRSHPLAFALVVAGLYLGRPLVAWPMSLCSAVVGYGYGFWGLPLALAGVLVTCLPPYVLGRYAGDASAFGRIGHAGERFFARVGGARGVAAARLAPLPADPVSAGAGLSGVGPREYLLGTLVGEVPWTVAAVLAGSSLSTLAVAGLSGAGVELALAAGALAVLALAGPAYEYLRERRAHQNVSEQS; encoded by the coding sequence GTGTCGCGCGCTCGTCGGCGTCTCGTCGGGGTCGTGGCCGTCGTAAGTGTGGTGGCGCTCGCCGCGCTCACGCTCTCGCCGGCCGCGCTGCTCGGCTGGGTCGGCGACCTCCGTTCGCACCCGCTCGCGTTCGCGCTGGTTGTCGCGGGGCTGTACCTCGGCCGCCCGCTCGTCGCGTGGCCGATGAGCCTCTGTTCGGCCGTGGTCGGCTACGGCTACGGGTTCTGGGGTCTGCCACTCGCGCTCGCCGGCGTGCTCGTCACCTGCCTTCCACCGTACGTGCTCGGACGGTACGCCGGCGACGCGAGCGCTTTCGGACGCATCGGCCACGCCGGCGAGCGGTTTTTCGCCCGCGTCGGCGGCGCTCGTGGCGTGGCTGCCGCCCGCCTCGCCCCGCTGCCCGCCGACCCCGTTTCGGCCGGCGCAGGGCTGTCTGGGGTGGGTCCTCGGGAGTATCTCCTGGGAACGCTCGTCGGCGAGGTGCCGTGGACGGTCGCGGCGGTGCTCGCGGGGAGTTCGCTCTCGACGCTCGCCGTCGCGGGATTGAGTGGGGCCGGCGTCGAACTCGCGCTCGCGGCGGGTGCGCTCGCCGTCCTCGCGCTCGCCGGGCCGGCCTACGAGTACCTCCGCGAGCGGCGCGCTCACCAGAACGTGTCGGAGCAGTCGTAG
- a CDS encoding HVO_2523 family zinc finger protein, with protein sequence MHGMDAPEQGRPCPKCDTGMQRRHCKYVCPRHGVVYDCSDTFW encoded by the coding sequence ATGCACGGTATGGACGCGCCAGAGCAGGGTCGGCCCTGCCCGAAGTGTGACACCGGCATGCAGCGCCGCCACTGCAAGTACGTCTGCCCGCGCCACGGCGTCGTCTACGACTGCTCCGACACGTTCTGGTGA
- a CDS encoding molybdopterin-dependent oxidoreductase translates to MSNLSTNGSFAPAVVTAVFAGVAGVFGSYALAGYTPSFVLAPITAFLTRTLPAALLTFAKGPLTQLGEGVGIEHLGQQLNLLLAFVLGSGLFACLALAALATGRRLANPAVSVAFTGILVWLAATVVTGAVVPALGTGVASAAVVAIAVLASMGRVGGGAVSDGRRSVLGSVAGALGVGVLGYTLGSGEGSAAGAPGDSAASADGADGGANATGDSGNASSGNEANNAGPSAGRLLSKAESKSLSVSGLEGLVSGDDFYEVDTANVNPDVNAADWSLSMTGAVANEQTFDYDRLTSMGSELRFMTLRCVSDRLNGNKMDNALWEGVPMARVLDGMNLQGKFVMARSVDGYYEEFPVEALRTGFLAYGKDGETLPRQHGYPVRLLVPGHWGEINVKWLDELEILDRPAKGFWEKRGWKGTGPANTVAKLHATNKQDGKVTVAGHANAGVRGIQKVEVSTDGGSSWNEARLSEVLEPNLGGDVWRQWAYSYEPPEGKHEVVVRATDGEGTLQPKKKSGPSPSGASGWVSKTVK, encoded by the coding sequence ATGAGCAACCTCTCCACGAACGGGTCGTTCGCCCCGGCGGTCGTGACGGCCGTCTTCGCGGGTGTTGCGGGCGTCTTCGGGTCGTACGCGCTCGCCGGCTACACGCCGTCGTTCGTTCTCGCGCCGATCACGGCGTTTCTCACGCGAACCCTGCCGGCGGCGCTGCTGACGTTCGCCAAGGGACCGCTCACCCAGCTCGGTGAAGGGGTCGGCATCGAGCATCTCGGCCAGCAGTTGAACCTGCTGCTCGCGTTCGTGCTCGGCAGCGGACTGTTCGCCTGTCTCGCGCTCGCGGCGCTCGCCACCGGGCGACGACTCGCCAATCCCGCCGTTTCGGTGGCCTTCACTGGAATTCTCGTCTGGCTCGCGGCCACAGTGGTGACGGGCGCTGTGGTGCCGGCGCTCGGGACCGGCGTCGCCAGCGCCGCCGTGGTCGCTATTGCGGTGCTCGCCTCGATGGGGCGCGTCGGCGGCGGAGCGGTCTCGGACGGGCGGCGCTCGGTGCTGGGCAGCGTCGCCGGCGCGCTCGGTGTCGGCGTGCTCGGTTACACACTCGGCAGCGGTGAGGGGTCGGCGGCCGGTGCTCCCGGCGACTCGGCGGCGAGTGCGGACGGGGCGGACGGCGGTGCGAACGCGACCGGCGACTCGGGGAATGCGAGCAGTGGAAACGAAGCGAACAACGCCGGACCGTCGGCCGGTCGGTTGCTCTCGAAGGCCGAATCGAAATCGCTCTCGGTTTCGGGTCTCGAAGGATTGGTGAGCGGCGACGACTTCTACGAGGTCGATACCGCGAACGTCAATCCCGACGTGAACGCCGCCGACTGGTCGCTGTCGATGACGGGTGCGGTCGCAAACGAGCAGACTTTCGACTACGACCGGCTCACGTCGATGGGTAGTGAATTGCGGTTCATGACGCTACGGTGTGTCAGCGACCGGCTCAACGGGAACAAGATGGACAACGCGCTCTGGGAGGGCGTGCCGATGGCACGAGTGCTCGACGGGATGAACCTACAGGGCAAGTTCGTCATGGCCCGCTCGGTCGACGGCTACTACGAGGAATTCCCGGTCGAGGCACTCAGGACGGGCTTCCTGGCCTACGGTAAGGACGGCGAGACCCTGCCGCGCCAGCACGGCTACCCGGTCAGGCTGTTGGTGCCGGGCCACTGGGGCGAAATCAACGTCAAGTGGCTCGACGAACTCGAAATCCTCGACCGTCCGGCGAAGGGTTTCTGGGAAAAACGCGGCTGGAAGGGGACCGGTCCCGCTAACACGGTCGCCAAACTCCACGCGACGAACAAGCAGGACGGCAAGGTAACCGTCGCCGGCCACGCGAACGCCGGGGTTCGGGGCATCCAGAAGGTGGAGGTCTCGACGGACGGTGGCTCCTCGTGGAACGAGGCGCGGCTTTCGGAGGTACTCGAACCGAACCTCGGGGGCGACGTCTGGCGACAGTGGGCGTACAGCTACGAGCCTCCAGAGGGTAAACACGAGGTCGTCGTCCGCGCGACGGACGGGGAAGGTACGCTCCAGCCGAAGAAAAAGAGCGGACCGTCGCCGAGCGGTGCGAGCGGTTGGGTCTCGAAGACGGTCAAATAA
- a CDS encoding adenosylcobalamin-dependent ribonucleoside-diphosphate reductase, whose protein sequence is MSRADRSADEVVLPVKRTDGDTLEERLTANAYENILPARYLRKDSDGELVETQEDLFDRVAKNVALAEAVFEADRQDVDVTVTPDQLKPDHPRRDDLASEVFGKGTTADAAAETSLTRYNVNKFAYETVVPELPDGVRDHVEATAERFQDSMENLSFVPNSPTLMNAGDELQQLSACFVDSPADDIDDIHETAKEAAQVFQSGGGMGYAFWKLRPYGDAVGSTGGIASGPITFMRTYDQMCETIAQGGARRGAQMGVMRVSHPDVIQFIHAKNKDVSLAHSLRLNDPDDFTHTQFVDALEEARELIDDEGRVPEHLRNAVEGHLSNFNISVGVTDAFMEALENGEEFTFTNPRTEEPHIATAETKELYDCYGLGEHVEVGEELSIPAAALWEHIVDGAYQNGEPGVIYLERVNKEHSFDVEEHPDHEILATNPCGEQPLEEYEACNLGHINLSTLAASDAPDWRVWSDEHVDEYDSQAAAMDAYLDEAIDHEAFNRRIELGTRFLENVVTMSDFPVEKIEQKVREMRKIGLGVMGLAQLYIQLGVRYGSEEGNEMARQLMTHINHGSKHASHELAEVRGSFEDWEDSKYANPTAYREWFEAQTGESADDWADGYPVRNHNTTTIAPTGTTSMVGNTTGGCEPIYNVAYYKNVSDDVQGDEMLVEFDDYFLRVLEANDIDVDEVKREAQDQMSSNEFDGVEGLSTVPAAIGELFVVTSDLSGIEHAGVQVACQAGVDSAISKTCNFPNSATKADMDEVYRYIYDNGGKGVTVYRDGTRSKQVLTTRADNAEFADDEEAAAVIAEQIEETFGGLADFLDHEDVRAALDTDLAGEQPTYAAKQPRPDVLHGMTQRIDTGYGKLYVNINEDERGRPFELFANIGHSGGFTNSFTEALAKVISTALRSGVDPEEIVDELDGTRSPKVAWDKGEQIQSIPDAIGTAMRRYLDGEIEKTYPQQRNLAEIADEEGEPEADGGVATEHESAGKSDAQALIDNGESPECPSCGAFTLYYSEGCKTCESCGWSEC, encoded by the coding sequence ATGAGCCGCGCGGACCGATCGGCCGACGAGGTCGTTTTGCCCGTGAAGCGCACCGACGGCGACACCTTGGAAGAACGCCTGACTGCGAACGCCTACGAGAACATCCTGCCGGCGCGCTATCTCCGGAAGGATTCGGATGGCGAACTCGTCGAGACCCAGGAGGACCTCTTCGACCGCGTGGCGAAAAACGTCGCGCTCGCCGAGGCGGTCTTCGAGGCCGACCGGCAGGACGTCGACGTTACCGTGACACCCGACCAGCTGAAACCCGACCACCCGCGCCGCGACGACCTCGCGAGCGAGGTGTTCGGGAAGGGGACGACCGCGGACGCGGCTGCGGAGACCTCCCTCACCCGCTACAACGTCAACAAGTTCGCCTACGAGACCGTGGTGCCCGAACTTCCCGATGGGGTCCGCGACCACGTCGAGGCGACCGCCGAGCGGTTCCAGGACTCGATGGAGAACCTCTCGTTCGTGCCGAACTCGCCGACGCTGATGAACGCGGGCGACGAACTCCAGCAGCTCTCGGCGTGTTTCGTCGACTCGCCGGCCGACGACATCGACGACATCCACGAGACGGCCAAGGAGGCCGCCCAGGTCTTTCAATCGGGTGGCGGGATGGGCTACGCGTTCTGGAAGCTCCGGCCGTACGGCGACGCCGTGGGATCCACGGGCGGGATCGCCTCCGGTCCCATCACGTTCATGCGCACCTACGACCAGATGTGCGAGACCATCGCGCAGGGCGGCGCGCGCCGCGGCGCACAGATGGGCGTCATGCGCGTCTCCCATCCCGACGTCATCCAGTTCATCCACGCGAAGAACAAGGACGTCTCGCTGGCACACTCGCTGCGACTGAACGACCCCGACGACTTCACGCATACCCAGTTCGTCGACGCGCTCGAAGAGGCCCGCGAACTCATCGACGACGAGGGGAGAGTGCCGGAACACCTCCGCAACGCCGTCGAGGGCCACCTCTCGAACTTCAACATCTCTGTGGGCGTCACCGACGCCTTCATGGAGGCGCTCGAAAACGGCGAGGAGTTCACCTTCACCAATCCCCGTACTGAGGAACCGCACATCGCCACGGCCGAAACGAAGGAACTCTACGACTGTTACGGTCTCGGCGAACACGTCGAGGTCGGTGAAGAACTGTCGATCCCGGCCGCCGCGCTCTGGGAGCACATCGTCGACGGAGCCTACCAGAACGGCGAACCCGGTGTCATCTATCTCGAACGGGTGAACAAGGAACACTCCTTCGACGTCGAGGAACATCCCGATCACGAGATCCTGGCGACGAACCCCTGTGGCGAGCAACCCCTCGAAGAGTACGAAGCCTGCAATCTCGGCCACATCAACCTCTCGACGCTTGCCGCGAGCGACGCGCCGGACTGGCGGGTCTGGTCGGACGAGCACGTCGACGAGTACGACAGTCAGGCGGCGGCGATGGACGCGTACCTGGACGAGGCCATCGACCACGAAGCGTTCAACCGCCGCATCGAACTCGGGACACGATTCCTCGAAAACGTCGTCACGATGTCCGACTTCCCGGTCGAGAAGATCGAGCAGAAAGTGAGGGAAATGCGCAAGATCGGACTGGGCGTCATGGGGCTCGCCCAACTCTACATCCAACTCGGTGTGCGCTACGGCTCCGAGGAAGGCAACGAGATGGCGCGCCAGTTGATGACCCACATCAATCATGGCTCAAAGCACGCCTCCCACGAACTCGCCGAGGTCCGGGGCAGTTTCGAGGATTGGGAAGATTCGAAGTACGCGAACCCCACCGCATACCGCGAGTGGTTCGAGGCCCAAACCGGCGAATCGGCCGACGACTGGGCAGATGGTTACCCGGTTCGCAATCACAACACGACGACCATCGCACCCACGGGGACGACCTCGATGGTCGGCAACACCACAGGAGGGTGTGAACCCATTTATAATGTCGCCTACTACAAGAACGTCTCCGACGACGTGCAGGGCGACGAGATGCTCGTCGAGTTCGACGACTACTTCCTCAGGGTCTTGGAGGCCAACGACATCGACGTCGACGAGGTGAAACGCGAGGCCCAAGACCAGATGAGTAGTAACGAGTTCGACGGCGTCGAGGGACTTTCGACCGTTCCGGCGGCCATCGGCGAACTGTTCGTCGTCACCTCGGACCTTTCGGGGATCGAACACGCTGGCGTGCAGGTGGCCTGTCAGGCCGGTGTCGACAGCGCCATCTCGAAGACCTGTAACTTCCCGAACAGCGCCACGAAGGCGGATATGGACGAGGTCTATCGCTACATCTACGACAACGGTGGCAAGGGCGTCACCGTCTATCGGGACGGCACGCGCTCGAAGCAGGTTCTGACGACCCGCGCGGACAACGCCGAGTTCGCCGACGACGAGGAGGCCGCGGCGGTCATCGCCGAACAGATCGAGGAGACCTTCGGTGGGCTTGCCGACTTTCTCGACCACGAGGACGTCCGTGCGGCGCTCGACACCGACCTCGCGGGCGAGCAGCCGACCTACGCCGCAAAGCAGCCCCGGCCGGACGTACTCCACGGGATGACCCAACGCATCGACACGGGGTATGGAAAACTCTATGTCAACATCAACGAAGACGAGCGGGGCAGACCGTTCGAGTTGTTCGCCAACATCGGTCACTCGGGCGGGTTTACGAACTCCTTCACCGAGGCGCTCGCCAAAGTCATCTCGACGGCGCTGCGCTCGGGCGTCGATCCCGAGGAGATCGTCGACGAACTCGACGGCACCCGTAGTCCGAAGGTCGCGTGGGACAAGGGCGAGCAGATCCAGTCCATCCCGGACGCCATCGGCACCGCGATGCGCCGATATCTCGACGGCGAGATCGAGAAGACCTACCCCCAACAGCGCAACCTCGCCGAGATCGCCGACGAGGAGGGTGAACCGGAAGCCGACGGCGGCGTAGCGACCGAACACGAGTCGGCCGGCAAGAGCGACGCGCAGGCGCTCATCGACAACGGCGAGAGTCCCGAATGTCCCTCCTGTGGGGCGTTCACGCTGTACTACTCCGAGGGCTGCAAGACCTGCGAGTCCTGTGGCTGGTCGGAGTGCTGA
- the trpG gene encoding anthranilate synthase component II, which yields MTALPTDPDDRPHVLFVDNFDSFTYNLVEYVSEHANTEVVRNTVPLADVRAADPDGIVVSPGPGHPENDRDVGVTLDVLREVSPDVPTLGVCLGLEAAIYAYGGAVGRAPEAVHGKAFAIDHDGCGVFAGLAQGFRAGRYHSLIATDVPDCFEVSARTEDGLVMGVRHREHPIECVQFHPESVLTGVGHDVVRNFLTAVERESRTVANANQ from the coding sequence ATGACCGCCCTACCGACCGACCCCGACGATCGCCCGCACGTCCTGTTCGTCGACAACTTCGATTCGTTCACCTACAACCTCGTCGAGTACGTGAGCGAACACGCGAACACCGAGGTCGTCCGCAACACGGTCCCGCTTGCGGACGTGCGCGCCGCCGACCCGGATGGTATCGTGGTCAGTCCCGGTCCCGGCCATCCAGAAAACGACCGCGACGTGGGCGTCACACTGGATGTCCTTCGGGAGGTGAGTCCCGACGTGCCGACGCTCGGTGTCTGCCTCGGGCTTGAAGCGGCCATCTATGCCTACGGTGGGGCGGTCGGTCGCGCACCGGAAGCCGTGCACGGCAAGGCGTTCGCCATCGACCACGACGGTTGTGGCGTGTTTGCGGGGCTAGCACAGGGCTTTCGGGCCGGGCGCTATCACTCGCTGATCGCCACCGACGTCCCGGATTGCTTCGAGGTGAGCGCGCGCACCGAGGACGGTCTCGTGATGGGGGTTCGTCACCGCGAGCATCCGATCGAGTGCGTGCAGTTCCACCCCGAGAGCGTGCTCACCGGGGTGGGTCACGATGTGGTTCGGAACTTCCTGACCGCGGTCGAGCGCGAGAGCAGGACGGTGGCGAACGCGAATCAGTAG